A single genomic interval of Malania oleifera isolate guangnan ecotype guangnan chromosome 13, ASM2987363v1, whole genome shotgun sequence harbors:
- the LOC131145988 gene encoding protein MIZU-KUSSEI 1-like — translation MRTIMADSSQDFSSRRHFHWTKKVSNEEDEAPPLKPPSHNPPPPDDDKKQSNDHKTATPEPPASAVSTTAASAAAAAAAGTKKKLPAVAVSRLRSVLTAFGRNKANPPPLGLGTRVVGTLFGHRRGHVHFAFQREPSSPPAFLIELATPISGLVHEMASGLVRIALECDKEEERKGVRLLEEPLWRTYCNAKKCGFASRRECGPKEWKVLKAVEPISMGAGVLPAASKNDADGEVMYMRAKFERVVGSRDSEAFYMMNPDNNGAPELSIYLLRV, via the coding sequence ATGAGGACAATCATGGCAGATAGCTCCCAAGACTTCTCCTCCCGCAGGCACTTCCACTGGACAAAGAAGGTCAGCAATGAAGAAGACGAAGCTCCACCCCTTAAGCCCCCCTCCCACAACCCCCCTCCTCCTGACGACGACAAAAAACAGAGCAACGATCACAAGACCGCAACACCGGAGCCTCCCGCCTCTGCCGTCTCCACCACCGCCGcctccgccgccgccgccgccgccgcagGAACTAAGAAGAAACTGCCGGCCGTAGCAGTTTCCAGGCTCCGATCCGTCCTCACCGCTTTCGGCAGAAACAAAGCAAACCCCCCACCTCTAGGCCTCGGCACCAGAGTGGTGGGCACGCTCTTCGGCCACCGCCGCGGCCACGTCCATTTCGCGTTCCAGAGGGAACCCAGTTCGCCGCCGGCGTTCCTGATCGAGCTCGCGACTCCGATCAGCGGTTTGGTTCACGAAATGGCGTCGGGATTGGTGCGAATCGCGTTAGAGTGCGACAAGGAGGAGGAGAGGAAGGGGGTGAGGCTGCTGGAGGAGCCTCTGTGGAGGACCTACTGTAACGCGAAGAAGTGCGGGTTTGCATCGCGGCGAGAATGCGGACCCAAGGAGTGGAAAGTCTTGAAGGCGGTGGAGCCAATTTCCATGGGCGCCGGGGTTCTGCCGGCGGCGAGCAAGAACGATGCGGACGGTGAGGTCATGTACATGAGGGCCAAGTTTGAGCGAGTTGTTGGGTCTAGAGATTCGGAAGCTTTCTACATGATGAACCCAGACAACAATGGAGCTCCTGAACTCAGCATTTACCTGCTCAGAGTCTGA